cAGTCCTGCCAGCAGGCTCCCTGCTATCGCAAAAGTTACCAGCCAGAAATAGCTGGACATCTCATCTGCAGATTTCAAGAAGAAAACCATCACGGGAACTGCTAGGTTTTGTAAAACGTACAGCGTGTAGTAGATAACCATTGGCACTCTTGTGTTTTGGCCTTTGACGTTGAAAAATGTGAAGATGAGTATGACTCCAATTACGCCCCTATAAAACTCCTCCAGATATTCAGACGTGCAGAAATCTGTCTGAAGTACGTGGGTCCACACTGTTCCCAGCAGCCAAACAAAAGCCAGCACCAACGCACAGTAGGCGTTCCACACAACCAGCAGACTGAGGCTTAAGACGCGAGACAGGATAGTGAGGAGCTTGTAGAGCAAGTACACCGCTGTCGGAAGACCAGAGGGCATCTCTGTTAAATGCGGCAGGGATCTTCGAAAACATCTGCGGTAGTCGACAGTTGCCCAGGCAATGCTGAGGAAGGATCCAGTGAcacaaatatctgaaaatgtaacaagtttttttttttttttttttttttatcaatacaacataataaatatttttttccaatcttaCGTGTTCCTCATGGGTGGAATGGGCAAAGTAATCCCGTACAAATCAGGGATATAATAACACGCACAGAAGATCTAAAAGATAGAGCTGGGGAAACTTACACTGTATTATGGATCTGTGGCTGTGGCCCAGGATGATGTAgacctggaggagcagctgagggGCGCTTTCCAGGAAGGTCCTGAACAGTTTGAGCATGCTCAGATCGGTGGCCATGCCGAACAGCTGCAGGTGGAGTGTTCTGTCCTGGGAGCCCAGGGAATGTTTGGTCTGGATTGCTGTGACGCCCTTCTTCAAAAGCTGATAATACCTaggagggaacagagagagggcccATATGCTCACTTTCACTGCCTTATTAGACATCACTGCAATGTCCCGATGATAAAAAGTAGCCCTTAAATTTTCATCTTTCAGTTGTGGGATGTAACATTTCTAGAGGATGGAGACCGCTAATCATTTTATCTTCCCCAGCATTAGTCCCAGTACATAATTAATTCTGAACAGCACAATAATGCATAAGAAAATTTTCTGCCAGAGCAGTGACTATATTCAGCAGGGTTAACTGCATTTCAGAAGAAGCAGCAGATATAACATAACACTGACCATTATGCAATGTGACACGGAGATACGTACCTAATCATgtgaaattcagatttttcaaatttatttatttttatttttattagagTATCATCTGCTTTTATGTTGATTACAGCATGATTACaggagtttgatttttttgattgatattttaattaaccagctgaaatatatgcatattcAATAACACTATCACCATGAAATACAGCTTCTTGTGTCATTGAAAGGTAGCTGTCAATAAACCCGGCTGTAGATAGTAGTAAAATACAGCCCACAGTCTTTACTACTGCCAGCATAGCAACTGCTGTTGAActagaaaaaaatctgagacGAATTCAAACACCAGTGAGGAGCCATTGAAaggaacagcagagagacaagTACTTCAGGTCTGCATGAGACAGAGCCCAAAGCTGAGACACGCAGAGAGAGAATTCAGAAGCCATTGCATGATCAAAGATTAGACTCAGTGTTAGAAAGGGGGTGCATCCCACGAGTGCTATACCAGAAGGTTCCGTCAGAATGCATTGAATAAAAAAGAGATATACTGAGTAAACATGGATGACTTTAGGGTGGTACCCGTGTTTTCAACAGAAGGGGAACAGAAATGATTGAAGGACTCTGGAAAGATAGAGAGGTCATATCTGGCAGTTCAAACTATGTTTTGAAACCTTCAACAGGTTGCCTGTTCGCTTAACTGTGTGCCCTATTTGTATACACAACTGAATCCCTGGCTGTGGAACCAGATCTTGTTCTTAGAGGGCCACTTTACCAACCACCCCCACCAGAtctaaaattattatttacagaGAGGTGAAAACCAAGAATGCAACCATTCAAGTTTAAGTTTCGGCCTCCTTGGTAATGTAATAGCTGTCTGTGTATGTacgtatatgtgtgtttgtgtttgtctgtagttgtgtgtgttatttcataaataaaatctgtCATGCTatcatacaaatatacatagcTGAACTAGACATTGGCAACAACAGGTAAACAGGTAAACGTCTTCTGAAGCAATGgttgttgtttggtttgtttgtttgtctgtttgcttgatttttttggGTGGTTGCATACACATTCTTCGGCAATCTTTGAAGCCATTTATCATAATCTATTGTGCTGGTTCAAAGTTTGTACCAATGTTTTCAGCAGGTGAATAGAGCAACCCAATAAGGGATGTTTTCAAAGTAATACAAAGAAgggtttcatatttcatttgtggTTACTGTCTTACTCAGACAAAGAATAAGAATATAACAGTTATAGCTTCTTATGAGAATGGTTCATTCGGTATTTGTATTGCAACTGCTCCTTGACTCACAAGTGAGATAAATGTTTAAACATCTTAATGGAACTTTGATAGGTTACGTAATTTTATTACAGCACCTCACATGGACCTTAAAGGTGTGACGCAGGCTTCCAAGTAAGAGCAATGCGCAAAGATAAGCATATTAATCACTGCAAATCATGGCATTCCTAGTGTAAGactttttttcttatgaaataGTCTGTTGCAGGAGCTTATGATGAGGCATTGGGCGTCACCCATTCACAGTAAGAGAAAAAGGTTACAGCTGCTCAGCTTGTGAACATTGATGTAATGTCATGCAGACAACACTGACTGATCTACCTTCACTAATACCTGTTTCCTCTTCACAAGCATTAGTCATAGGATTTTTACCTCTGGATGGTGAAACCTGGCGGTTGGTCTGTTTCAGTGAGGCCACACTACAGACAGTGGATGTGAACCTTATGCCATCATGTAGAATACCTCCACTGTTTCCTGAAGGTAGGGAGGAAACATCAGGTAGTAAGCGGGGATGAGGCTTGATCCACCTAAATTGACTGGACATACCTTGTAAATGTGCCAAGCTGCAAGACATGTAGAAAATTGAGTTGTGTCTTGGTCATTCCACATGCCAGATCCCCTTGTTCAATGTCGTCTCTGAACCAGGCGTAGCTGAAGATCTGAGTGCTTACAGACCCACTCAGCACGAGTAAAAGAGTCAGTGCAAACCAGGCGTAGTGTCCATCATGGTAAAACTGCACGGCGACCCAGATGTCAGAGCCGATGTCCACCACGTAAAGGACAATCCCTACTACCGAGCAGAAGTACCGGAGTTTTGTGAACCTCATGCTTCAGCGTGAGCTTTTCCTTTCTCGGTCTTGGTTTGCTCGCTCCTcagctctgaaagtgttaaatCTTCCCCTCCTGCGAGATGTGCCCTACTGTTGCATCAATGCAGTTCCTCCTTGTTTCCAAATTCGGTGTTTCCCATGTGCTCCTGGCTGCTTGTCAATGGCCGTTTGCATAAAACATCGCAATCTCTCACCTGCgcaaatctgaaaatgtaattaaaggtGAGGAAGTCATCCAAGACATTCATCTAAcgtttaaaatatatattttcagttatAGCAGtgaataagataaaaaataatccAGTCTGGACTTTACATTGCTGTGCAATGACAAGTGCAAATGTATCAAGTCCTGTATCGCAATCATGTAGTCAACCTTTGAACTTTCTTCAAAGTCTTCCAAACTTAAGCCCAGACAATGTCAAAGTAAAAATCAACATACTCATGATCCAGCTGAAGTAAAACAGGATCCCCACTGACTCCAAAcattttgtctctctcctctgtgatttTCCAGGTGCAGGTAACTCTTCACTGCATGCGTCTCCTCTTCTGTCTTCTTGTAACTCAGCTGACGAAACCCCACCCGCTTCTCTTCCAGCCGGAACAGCTGCCAAACCCTATTGCCAAACCCTATGATAGCCAACGTCATCAGGCTCTGATACAGGACCATATCTATGTTTACAGTAACTCCATGTCCTCTGTTAGTGACTCTGTGCTTCCTCCAAACCAACTGCATCTCACACAGGTGTCCTTCCCTTGTGTACCTTTTGATTCTCTAGCC
The nucleotide sequence above comes from Megalops cyprinoides isolate fMegCyp1 chromosome 2, fMegCyp1.pri, whole genome shotgun sequence. Encoded proteins:
- the xkr9 gene encoding XK-related protein 9 codes for the protein MRFTKLRYFCSVVGIVLYVVDIGSDIWVAVQFYHDGHYAWFALTLLLVLSGSVSTQIFSYAWFRDDIEQGDLACGMTKTQLNFLHVLQLGTFTRYYQLLKKGVTAIQTKHSLGSQDRTLHLQLFGMATDLSMLKLFRTFLESAPQLLLQVYIILGHSHRSIIQYICVTGSFLSIAWATVDYRRCFRRSLPHLTEMPSGLPTAVYLLYKLLTILSRVLSLSLLVVWNAYCALVLAFVWLLGTVWTHVLQTDFCTSEYLEEFYRGVIGVILIFTFFNVKGQNTRVPMVIYYTLYVLQNLAVPVMVFFLKSADEMSSYFWLVTFAIAGSLLAGLMCLSVFYAFMHPRGESREADEVDGLGEESENSRRRKMFLQH